CCAGTCGGCGGCGACGCGCGCCACCTCGGCGGCGTCGCCGAGGTCGACGGCGACGCCGATGATGCGCACGTCGCGCGCCGCCCAGCGCCTGGCGGCCACGTCGAGGGTCGGGACCTCGGCGCGGCACGGGGCGCAGTAGGACGCCCAGAACGTCACCACGGCGCGGCCGTCGCCGACGACGTCGCGCAGGGGCACGGGCGCGGCGTCGCCGCGCCGCACGGGCAGGTCGAGCAGGTCGGCGGTCGCCGCGTCGGACGGCGCGGCGACCGCCGCCGCGCCGCTGCCGACGAGGAGCGCGAGCGCGGCGACGGCGAGCACGCGCATGGGCGGCTACTTCACCGTGAGGGTGCCCTTGATGTCGAGCGTCCCCGTCACGACGTCGACCGAGTCGAGCTCCTTGCGGACCAGGAACGCGTAGCTGCCCGGGGCGAACGAGCACACGCTCGCGAAGCGGCCCGGCGGGATGAGGCCGACCAGACGGTCGCCCTCGAACTGGAAGAGCCCCCACGGCGGCCGCTTGCCGGGATCGGACGTCGCCCAGGTGCAGCGGATCTTGTCCTTCAGGTCGGGCGGCGGGATGAAGGCGACGCGGAGGAGATTGAAGGACTGGTTCTGGAACACGAGCACTTCGTCGGCGCTCATCGTGCTGTCCGAGGGGATGATGAGGTCCTCGCCCAGCGTGATGGTCTGCGTCTTGTGCTTCGCGTGCGACGAGGCGTCCTCGTCGGCACGCACGGGCACGGCGGCGACGACGAGGCTGAGACAAGCGGTGAGGACGAGGCTGCGGACGGTCATCGTGCACACCTCCGGGTCGTTGGGGTTGCCGCGGTGTCTAGCGCCTTCGTCCGCGGGGCGCCAGGGTTGGCGAGATCGTCGGGTGTCCGGAGGGCCGGGCGCGGTGGTCCTCGAAGCGAGCGCCATGCTAGCCCCGCCGTCGTGCGAGGAGCGCTCGAGCGCGGAAGCCTGCGGGTCGGTGGGTTGGTCGCCGGACTCTTCCTCCTCGAGCTCGCGCTTCAGGGCGCGGCGCTCCTCGCGCGTCCGCGGTGAGCGCGCACGGTGAAGGCGCGCGGCGCGTCCTCGCCGTGGGCGACAGCAACGTCTTCGATCTGTTCGTCCCGCGGGGCGAGAGCTACCCGCACCGGCTCGGCGAGCGCCTCGCGAGCGCCGCCGTGATCAACGGGGGCGTCCCCGGCACGGCGAGCGCGCGCCTGCTCCGCGTCCTTCCCGCGCTCCTCGCAGAGCACCGGCCGACGGACGTGCTCGTGACCGTCGGGGTGAACGACTTTCTGGGTGGCGGGGGAGACCGGATCGAGCGCCCGTGGTGAGCGCGCCTGCGGAGCGTGCGCCTCGGCTACCTGATCGCGTGGCACCTGCGGGAAGATCGTCCGGAGACCGTGGACCCGGATCGCCCGCAGACCTTTTTTCGTCGGGGATGCGATCGTCGATGCGACGCCGCGCCGCCGCCGCGCCGAGGACGGCGCCCCCGACACGATCCGCAATCTCGTCGCCGTCGCCGAGACGATCCGCGCCGCCGGCGCCACGCCGTGGTTCGTCACCTACGGCAGCGAGACGCCCGTCTACCGCGTGGCGAGCAGGTGGCTTCGCCAGGCCGCCCAGCAGAGCGGCACCCGCGTGATCGCGGTTACCGTGCCGCCCGAAGAGCAGTTCCCGGACGGGCACCCGCGGGCCGCCGGCTATGCCCGCATCGCCGACGGCGTGGCGGCGGCGCTCGAGCGCGACGACGCCTCGCTCCGTGCCGGCGCGGCGGCCGGGTCGGCGAGCCACGGGCGGTAGACGCGCGCCGCCCGTGCGCGGCGGCACGGGTGCGCCACATGGGGTGTCGCTTGCGCCTCGTCCGAGCTGACCGGTATCTCGGTAGTCGGCTCGCGGGACGCCCCGCGCCGCCGACGACGCCGGGCGGCCGGCGGGGAGGTGCAGTACGGCACACGTCACCTTCAAGCCGGCGGCCTGTGCCGACGTCGGTCGCAGGTCGACGGTCTTGTGCTGTGTGTTCATGAGCTCGCGGCCGTCGAAGGCGAGGTACACGCCGACCGCGCGGAAGCGGCAGTAGAGCGGCTCGCTCTCATCATCGACGCGGCCGGTGGCGAGGGGGTGCCAGGAGACACCGAGCGCGACCGCGAACTTGTCCAGGGCGATCTTGGTGAGCGCCCAGCCGCGCGACTGCTTCTCGCAGTAGAAGTCCGCCGACTCGCCGGGCTTGCGGATCGCCTCCCGGGGCAGGCGCGTCGCATCGATCGCGACGGTGCGGATGGCGAGCGAGTGGAACGGCGCGATGAAATCGGGCCGTGCGGCGGGGAAACACACGTTCGCGTGCGCGCGCAGCTCGTTCAGCCGATCGAGCGCGACGTTGAGGTCCGTCACGATGCCGCAGAGCTGCTCGACGCGGGAGACCGCGGCCTCGGGGCGCACGGCGACGGCGCCGCCGTTGCTGGGACCAGTCGCCGGCGCGGCGGTGGTCGTCTGCGGCCGCTGATCACGGCCGGCGAAGGGCAGCCCGCCCTGACGACCGTTCGTCGGCTGGTCCTTTGCCTTCGCCCGCGCGATCGCAGCGTCGTAGACGGCGAGCACCGCGGCGTGCCCCTGCGTGTCGTCGACCGCGACGAACTCGGCCTCGAAGAGCGCCCGGGACGTCTGGTCGAGCAGCTGCACCGCCGCCGTGCACTTCTCGCCGAGCGCGAGCGCCTCGAGCGCGCCCCATCCGCTCCACTTGACGGCGGCGGGCAACTCCGGGGCGACGGACCCGCCCCGGCTGTCGTAGGCGGCCTCGCCGGGCCGGTACGTTTCCGCCGTGGCGATGCGCTCGCGCGCCATCGCGAGCACCTGCGACGTGGTGTAGGTGCGGGAGGGATCGGGCTTCGGGTAGGTGCCCATCGTCAGCCCGCCGCCATCTGGTCGCCGAGCTGCTTCCGCAGGAGGCCCAGCACCTCCAGTGCGCGCGCGGCGGCGACCCCGGGGTCCGCGTCGTAGACCTTGACCTCGCACTGCACCTTGCCCTTGGCGTTGGTGCTCAGCTGGACGCTGTGCGGGGCGACGTGCTCGACGAGCTGCTTCTCCATGGGAGCCTCTTTCAGGCGGACAGCCCAACCGCGCGGAGGCAGCTGGGGCAGAGGGTGAACGGGGGCCGGCGGCAGGCGCGCCGGCAGGCGAAGGTGCGCGGGCAGCGCGGGCAGCGGTGGTACCAGCGCGGCGAGCTGGTCTGTGACGCGACCGGCATGCTAGTCCCGTCGTCGTGCGACGACTGATCGAGCGCGGCGGCCTGCTGGTCATCGGCCTGATGGTAGGACTCGCGGCCCTCGAGCTCGTGCTGCAGGGGGCGGCGGTCCTCATCCGCCCGGCCCCGAGCGCGAGCGGTGTGGGCGCTCGACGCCTGCTCGCCGTGGGCGACAGCAACGTGTTCGGCCTGTTCCTCCCCCGGGAGGCGAGCTACCCGCACCAGCTCGGCGCGCGGCTCTCGAACGCCACCGTCGTCAACTGGGGAGTCCCCGGGACGACGAGCGGGCGCTTGCGGAGCCTGCTGCCCGCGCTGCTCGCCGAGCAGCGGCCGACGGATGTCCTCGTGACCGTGGGCGTCAACGACTTCTGGGCCGCCGGCGACGACCGGATCGAACGCCCGTGGTGGGCGCGCCTGCGCACCGTGCGCCTCGGCTACCTCCTCGCGTGGTACCTGCGCGACGATCAACCGGAGACCGTAGACCCGGACCGCCCGCAGACCTTCCTCGTCGGGGATGCGATCGTCGACGCACGGCCGCGGCGGCGCCGTGTGGAGGATGGCGCCCCGGAGACCGTCGCCAACCTGGTCGCGATCGCCGAGGCGGTCCGCGCCGCCGGCGCCACGCCCTGGTTCGTCACGTACGGGAGCGAGACGCCCGTCTATCGCGTCGCCAGCCGCCGGCTGCGCGAGGCCGCGGAGCAGACCGGGGCCCGCCTGGTCGCGGTCACCGTGCCGCCGGAGGAGCAGTTCCACGACGGCCACCCGCGTGCCGATGGGTACGCCCGCATCGCGGCCGCGGTCGCGGCGGCAGTCGAGCGCGATCACGCCTCAGCCCCCGTCGACGCGGCATCGAGCTCCGCGAGCCGCAAGCAGTAGACGCGCAGCGGCCGCTGGCCGCCGCGCTCCCAGCGCCCGACCGTCGCGGCCCGCGCACCGACCCGCACCGCCAACTCCTCCTGGCTCCAGCCGCACCGCTGCCGCAGGGCGCGGATGCGCTCCGGAGTCCACCGGGCGGGCGTAGCGTCGGCCGTCGTGTCGCTCGTCACAGCCGGTCCTATACGCCGGTCATTTCTGAGCGTCAAGTGGGTGGGTCTATGTTGCTCGCGTCAGTGGTTTCGGCTAGACGGGACCCCATGGCCGACGCGAAATCACAGACCGAGGTGAACTGGGTCGCGCGGGCGATCGATCAGCTGAACGGGCCGAGCGAAGCTATGCGGGCGGTATGGGGCAGGGGAGTCCGCGTCTCAGCGGCGACCCTCGGACGCGCGAAGCGTAGCGGCAAGGTGGGTGACGCAGACCTCGCTTGCGCCCTGTCCGAGCTGACCGGTATCTCCGTATTTCTGCTCGCGGGCCGCGACGAGCCGACCGAGGCACAGGCGAAGCGGCGCAAGCCGTCGAGAGGAGGATCGTGGCACACGTCACCTTCAAGCAGATGATGAACGAGGTGGTCGCCTTCGGGAGCTGCTGCGAGTGTGGGACGTGCGTCCTCGTCTGTCCCCACAACGTGATCGACTACGTCGAGGGCAAGCCGAAGCAGGTGGCGAAGGCGTCGGCGGCGTTCGACTACTGCGGCATCAGCGAGGGCATCGGCTGCGACGTCTGCGCGCAGGTGTGCCCGCGGCTCGGCATCCGCGAGTTCGGCTTGCGCGACGCGGTGCATCCGCGGGCGCCCGGCGTCTACGAGGGCGTCTTCGGGCGCTACCGGCGGATCGTCGCCGCGCGCTGCACCGACCCCGATATCCTCGGGCGCGCGCAGGACGGCGGCGTGGTGACGGCCATCCTCGCCCATGGCCTGCGCGAGGGGCTCTTCGACGGGGCGGTGGTGTCGGCCGCCGACGACGCCACGCCGGCCGCCCCGAAGCCACGCGTGGTGACCACGGTCGACGAGGCGATCGCCAGCGCCGGCTCCTGGTACACCTACTGTCCGAACGACCTCGCACTCGCCGACGCCGCGGAGATGGGGCTGCAGAAGGTCTGCTTCGTCGGCGTGCCCTGCCAGGTGACGCCGGTGCGCAAGATCCAGCAGGCGGACACGGCTTTTCTCCACACGCCGCGCAAGAAGGAGCAGCACGTCGCGCGGCAGCGGAAGTTCCTGAAGGGCTACGGCGAGATCGTCGACTTCACCGTCGGGCTCTTGTGCACCGAGGTCTTCACCTACCAGGGCCTCATGGTCGAGAAGATCGAGCAGGGCATGGGCATCCCGCTGCGCGACGTGAAGAAGTTCAACGTCAAGGGGAAGGTCCTCGTCTACAAGAAGGACGGCGAGGTCAGCGAGATGAGCCTCCACAAGGCGCAGGAGTATGCCCGCCCCGAATGCCATCACTGCGGCGACTTCACCGCCGAGCTCGCGGACATCTCCTGCGGCGGCGTCGCCTGCCTCGACTGGACCATCACCGTGCTGCGCTCCGAGCGCGGCGAGGCGCTGTTCGACGACCTCGTGCGCCGTGGCCTCGTCGAGATGCGGCCGATGGAGGAGTTCGAGCAGTCGCTCGAGGTGATGATCCGCCTGACGCGCAAGCAGCGCGACCGGGTTCCGGTGCCGCCGGGGCGGCCCGTGAGCTACGTGCGGCCGGCCGACTGGCCGCGTGTCGCGGCCGACCCGGAGCCCTGAGGGGCGGTCACGGCGGCGGCGCCTGGTCGGCGAACAGCGCGACCAGCTCGTCCGCGCGGCGTGCGGCGTCGGCGCGGCCGAGCGTGATCAGGTGGCTCGCGTAGCAGCCGTCGAAGAGGAGGTAGGAGAGCAGGTCGGCCTCGGCGACGAGGCCCTGCACGGCGTAGCGCAGGACCGCGTCGGAGATCCAGGCACGCAGGCTCTCGGGACGCTCCTTGTGCGCGTAGCACTCGGCCGCGAGGACACCGAGGTCCTGGGACGGCCGCAGGTACACGGTATCGACGACCCGGTAGGGCGCGCCCCGCACCCGCTCCACGGTTTCGTTGACGTGGGCGAGAAAGCCCGCGCCGTAGGTCCGCACCCCGGCCTCCAGGACCGCGTTCGTGAGCTGGAGGCGGTCGACGTCGTAGTCGATGCGATCGAGCAGGAGCGCGTTCAGCATCTTGCCGGTGAGATAGGTGAGGGAGGCGTAGTTCGCCGTGCGCGCGGCGGCGAGCGCCGCATCCTCGGCGGGCGTCGGCACGTGGCGCAGGCCGATCACGAGGAGCCGGTCGCAGCCGAGCCGCAGCGCCGGCGCGAGCGGGGTGTTGAGGCGCAGGCCGCCGTCGCAGAAGAACTCGCCGTCGACGCGCAGGGCGGGGAAGAGGAACGGGATCGCGGCCGAGGCGAGGGCGTGCTCCGGCGTGAGCGCAGCGGGCCGGGCGACGACGAACGGATCGTTCGGCCAGACCGGCGTCGTGGGCTCGCGCCGGTCGACCCAGACGACGGAGCGGCCGGTCGCGATCTCGGTCGCCGCGACGGCGACCGCCTCGACGTCGCCGCACGCGACGCGGGTGCGCAGCCGATCCCAGGCGACCGTCTCGCGCACGAGCCGCTCCAGCGGCCGCGTGTCGAGGATGCCGGACAGGCGGTCCGTGCGGGGGGTCGGCTCGGCGGACCCGAGGCCGAGGGCCCGGCGCGGAATCGCGAGGAGGTCGCGCAGGCCCATGCGATACACGCCGGCCACCTCGAGGCTCCGCCAGATGGCTTCGAGGCGTGGCCCCGCGTCGGGTTCGTCGAGGGAGGCGGCGAGCCAGCAGGCATGGATGGCGCCGACGCTCGTGCCGGTGAAGACGTCGATACGCGGCGGCCGGCCGAGTCGCCGCGGCAGCTCCTCGAGCAGCCAGGCGAGGACCCCGACCTCGTAGGCCCCGCGGGCGCCGCCACCCGAGAGCACGATCCCGAACCGCCGCCGCTCGCTCATCCCCGTCCCGATAGCGTCAACTTTGCGGGCTATGCTAGGGTCCCGAGACCCGACCCGATCGGTCGCGACCTCTGGCGCGACCCGTCGCTCGCCACTCGAAGGAGGTCCGTCCATGGCCAAGGCAGTCATCGTCAGCGCCGCGCGTACCGCGATCGGCACCCTGGGAGGCGCGCTCGCGCAGCAGCCCGCCACCAAGCTCGGCGCCATCGCCGTCCGGGAAGCCATCGCACGCGCGAAGCTCACGTCGGAGCAGGTCGACGAGGCGATCCTCGGCCACGTCCTGCCCGCCGGGCTCGGGCTGAACCCCGCGCGCGTGGCGCAGATCGAGGCGGGCATGCCGAAGGAGAAGACCGCCTACGGCGTCAACAAGGCGTGCGGCTCGGGGCTGAAGGCCGCGATCCTGGCTGCCCAGGGCGTCCTGACGGGCGACAGCGAGATCGTCGTCGCCGGCGGCATGGAGAGCATGAGCGGCGCGCCGTACATCACGAAGAAGGCGCGCTTCGGCATCCGCATGGGCCACGAGCAGCTGCTCGACTCGATGATCGCCGACGGCCTCACCTGTCCGATCACGCTCGTGCACATGGGCATCACGGCCGAGAACGTCGCCGCCAAGTACGGCATCTCGCGCGAGGCGCAGGACGAGTTCGCCGCCGAAAGCCAGGCGAAGGCCGGCGCCGCCATCGAGGGCGGCAAGTTCAAGGCCGAGATCGTCCCCGTCGAGGTCCCGGGTGCGAAGAAGGGCGAGACCTTCAAGTTCGAGGTCGACGAGCATCCCCGCCCCAGCACCACCGCCGAGAAGCTGAAGCCGCTGCGCGCGGCCTTCAAGCCGGACGGCGGCACCGTCACCGCGGGCAATGCGTCGGGCATCAACGACGGCGCCGCGGCGGTGGTCGTCATGACCGACGAGCGCGCGAAGGCGCTCGGCCTGACGCCGCTCGCGACCATCCGTGCGTGGGGCTCCGCCGGCGTCGATCCGTCGATCATGGGCATGGGTCCCTGGCCGGCGGTCGAGAAGGCGCTCGAGCGGGCCGGCCTCCGCAAGGAGGAGATCGACCTCTGGGAGCTCAACGAGGCCTTCGCGGCGCAGTCGCTGGGCGTGCTCGCCGAGCTCAAGATCCCGAAGAACCGGGTCAACGTGAACGGCGGTGCGATCGCGCTGGGCCATCCGATCGGCGCCAGCGGCGCCCGCGTCCTCGTGACGCTGCTCTACGCCATGGCCGATCGTGACGCGCGCCTCGGCGTCGCCTCGCTGTGCATCGGCGGCGGCCAGGGCATCGCGATGGTGGTCGAGCGAGCCTAAGGGGGTCAGTGCGGGTCGCAGCGCTCTTCGACGTCGACGGCACGCTACTCGCCCGCAACTCGGCGCAGCTGTACATGCGTCATCTACGGCGAACCGGGCAGGCGCGTCGCCGCGACGTCGCCCGCACGCTCTACTACCTCGCCCGCTACAAGCTCGGCCTGCTCGACGTGCAGGCCGCGCTCACGGCCTCGATGGAGTGGGTGCGCGGACGCTCCGAGGCCGACACCGAAGCCGACTGCCGGACCTGGTACGCCGACGAGATCCGCGGCTATCTGTACCCGGCGATGGCCGCGCTCGTGGCGCAGCATCGCGCCGCCGGGCACGTGCCGGCGCTGCTGACGAGCGCCACCCGCTACCTGGCCGAGCCGTTGGCCGCCGATCTGGGCGTGCGCGACGTGCTCGTGAGCCGCCTCGTCGTGCGCGACGGGCGCTTCACCGGCGAAGCGGTGCGGCCGATCTGCTATGGGCGTGGCAAGGTGTACTGGGCGGAGCGGTTCGCGGCCGAGCACGACGTCGACCTCGGGGCGAGCTGGTTCTACACCGACTCGATCACGGACATGCCGGTGCTCGAGCGGGTGGGGCACCCCGTCGCCGTCCACCCCGATCCACGCCTGCGACGGATCGCCCAGCAGCGTGCCTGGCCGGTCCTGCGCCCGAAGCTCTGATCGTCGGAGGTGGCGGGCGTTCCCCTCATGGGCTAGAGAAGCACCTCGCAGGGACGCGTAGCATGGGGCAGGCGGTGAAAAGGCGACGTGGGGCACCGGCACGAGCGTTCGTGCGCCCGCTCGTGATGCTGACGATCGGTGCGG
The genomic region above belongs to bacterium and contains:
- a CDS encoding HAD family hydrolase, encoding MRVAALFDVDGTLLARNSAQLYMRHLRRTGQARRRDVARTLYYLARYKLGLLDVQAALTASMEWVRGRSEADTEADCRTWYADEIRGYLYPAMAALVAQHRAAGHVPALLTSATRYLAEPLAADLGVRDVLVSRLVVRDGRFTGEAVRPICYGRGKVYWAERFAAEHDVDLGASWFYTDSITDMPVLERVGHPVAVHPDPRLRRIAQQRAWPVLRPKL
- a CDS encoding TlpA family protein disulfide reductase, which encodes MRVLAVAALALLVGSGAAAVAAPSDAATADLLDLPVRRGDAAPVPLRDVVGDGRAVVTFWASYCAPCRAEVPTLDVAARRWAARDVRIIGVAVDLGDAAEVARVAADWGIHYDTYWIHPGAQERAQRIMPEGLPTSFAIWKDRIVRHPKYLDPPGLEKLIVEHLGVAAPE
- a CDS encoding Coenzyme F420 hydrogenase/dehydrogenase, beta subunit C-terminal domain; its protein translation is MAHVTFKQMMNEVVAFGSCCECGTCVLVCPHNVIDYVEGKPKQVAKASAAFDYCGISEGIGCDVCAQVCPRLGIREFGLRDAVHPRAPGVYEGVFGRYRRIVAARCTDPDILGRAQDGGVVTAILAHGLREGLFDGAVVSAADDATPAAPKPRVVTTVDEAIASAGSWYTYCPNDLALADAAEMGLQKVCFVGVPCQVTPVRKIQQADTAFLHTPRKKEQHVARQRKFLKGYGEIVDFTVGLLCTEVFTYQGLMVEKIEQGMGIPLRDVKKFNVKGKVLVYKKDGEVSEMSLHKAQEYARPECHHCGDFTAELADISCGGVACLDWTITVLRSERGEALFDDLVRRGLVEMRPMEEFEQSLEVMIRLTRKQRDRVPVPPGRPVSYVRPADWPRVAADPEP
- a CDS encoding patatin-like phospholipase family protein, translated to MSERRRFGIVLSGGGARGAYEVGVLAWLLEELPRRLGRPPRIDVFTGTSVGAIHACWLAASLDEPDAGPRLEAIWRSLEVAGVYRMGLRDLLAIPRRALGLGSAEPTPRTDRLSGILDTRPLERLVRETVAWDRLRTRVACGDVEAVAVAATEIATGRSVVWVDRREPTTPVWPNDPFVVARPAALTPEHALASAAIPFLFPALRVDGEFFCDGGLRLNTPLAPALRLGCDRLLVIGLRHVPTPAEDAALAAARTANYASLTYLTGKMLNALLLDRIDYDVDRLQLTNAVLEAGVRTYGAGFLAHVNETVERVRGAPYRVVDTVYLRPSQDLGVLAAECYAHKERPESLRAWISDAVLRYAVQGLVAEADLLSYLLFDGCYASHLITLGRADAARRADELVALFADQAPPP
- a CDS encoding helix-turn-helix transcriptional regulator, which translates into the protein MTSDTTADATPARWTPERIRALRQRCGWSQEELAVRVGARAATVGRWERGGQRPLRVYCLRLAELDAASTGAEA
- a CDS encoding acetyl-CoA C-acetyltransferase; the encoded protein is MAKAVIVSAARTAIGTLGGALAQQPATKLGAIAVREAIARAKLTSEQVDEAILGHVLPAGLGLNPARVAQIEAGMPKEKTAYGVNKACGSGLKAAILAAQGVLTGDSEIVVAGGMESMSGAPYITKKARFGIRMGHEQLLDSMIADGLTCPITLVHMGITAENVAAKYGISREAQDEFAAESQAKAGAAIEGGKFKAEIVPVEVPGAKKGETFKFEVDEHPRPSTTAEKLKPLRAAFKPDGGTVTAGNASGINDGAAAVVVMTDERAKALGLTPLATIRAWGSAGVDPSIMGMGPWPAVEKALERAGLRKEEIDLWELNEAFAAQSLGVLAELKIPKNRVNVNGGAIALGHPIGASGARVLVTLLYAMADRDARLGVASLCIGGGQGIAMVVERA